A genomic window from Hirundo rustica isolate bHirRus1 chromosome 14, bHirRus1.pri.v3, whole genome shotgun sequence includes:
- the LOC120759041 gene encoding neuropeptide Y receptor type 6-like, producing MDKAVQHPSEILNHTISNISLSQFLNFDTCQLSSLAEFLLITAYTLVTLVGLVGNLCLITIIKRRKEAQNVTNILIANLSLSDVLICIMCIPVTVAYTLMDHWIFGEAMCKIGSFIQSLSVTVSIFSLVLIAIERYQLIVNPRGWKPNISHAYWGILCIWGLSLIISTPFLVFHQITDEPFKHLSFYSDFYKNKVACIEAWPSLTERLIFTTSLLVFQYCFPLGFIFICYLRIFVYLRRQRGKIDRLRENENRLSENKRINMMLVSIVVTFAACWLPLNIFNVVFDWNYEALMSCNHNLAFTICHLVAMISTCINPIFYGFLNRNFQKDLVVLAHHCRCSASQEEYENIALSNLQTDASKGSLKINNSHVDI from the coding sequence ATGGATAAAGCTGTTCAGCATCCCAGTGAGATCCTGAATCACACTATCTCTAACATCAGCCTTTCTCAGTTCTTGAACTTTGATACATGCCAGCTTTCCTCCCTTGCAGAATTCTTGCTCATTACAGCTTACACACTGGTTACACTAGTGGGGCTTGTTGGAAATCTTTGCTTAATTACTATAATAAAGAGACGGAAAGAAGCTCAAAATGTCACCAACATTTTGATTGCCAACCTCTCTTTATCAGATGTCTTGATCTGTATCATGTGCATTCCTGTCACAGTTGCATATACCTTAATGGACCACTGGATATTTGGGGAAGCAATGTGTAAAATAGGCTCTTTCATACAAAGTCTATCCGTCACAGTCTCCATTTTCTCACTTGTACTCATTGCTATTGAGAGATATCAGCTGATTGTCAACCCACGTGGCTGGAAGCCTAATATTTCACATGCTTATTGGGGAATTCTTTGCATCTGGGGACTTTCCCTCATCATATCCACTCCTTTTTTAGTGTTCCACCAAATAACAGACGAACCCTTCAAACACCTGTCTTTCTACAGTGATTTCTACAAGAACAAGGTTGCTTGCATCGAAGCCTGGCCGTCTCTTACAGAGAGACTGATTTTCACCACTAGCCTGCTGGTTTTCCAGTACTGCTTCCCACTGGGGTTTATCTTTATCTGCTACCTCAGGATATTTGTATATCTTCGAAGGCAACGTGGTAAAATAGACAGGTTGAGAGAGAATGAGAACAGGCTGAGTGAAAACAAAAGGATCAATATGATGCTGGTATCAATTGTTGTGACCTTTGCAGCTTGCTGGCTGCCTCTCAATATATTCAATGTGGTTTTTGACTGGAACTACGAGGCACTAATGAGCTGTAATCATAACCTGGCATTTACGATCTGCCACCTTGTGGCCATGATCTCGACGTGCATCAATCCCATCTTTTACGGATTTCTGAACAGGAACTTTCAGAAGGATTTGGTAGTATTAGCTCACCACTGCAGATGCTCAGCATCACAAGAGGAATATGAAAATATCGCCCTTTCAAACCTGCAGACAGATGCATCTAAGGGgtctctgaaaataaataattcccaTGTGGATATATAA